Within the Fusarium keratoplasticum isolate Fu6.1 chromosome 1, whole genome shotgun sequence genome, the region CCCCCTTTGAGAAACACCCCTTGATGGGTTATCTGTAGATTATCTGCTCAGATGACGTTCGAGGTGGTTTGTTCCTCTCGCTATATACAGATGATGAACCCCCGGCACGGGTCAATTGAGTTTTCGCTCCATTCGGAGCCGTCACCGAACAAGGCCGGCCGGGATCAGCGGCCGGAGAAGGTGGGGCCACCGGCCGAGGCCCGGGGTGCGAATGGCATGACTGGGAGGGTCCTTAATAAAGCTGACGGTGGACGTGGTGCCATTTGTTTCTTGGTTCTTTGTTTCGTGTTTATGGCATCGTCTTGTCTCCTAAGTCTGTAACAGCCGTGAGCAGTTTTGGGCATCATGAGAGATGACTCTACCGTACGACTTGCAACATGTTTGTTTCGCTGCCAGAACGAGCCCAGCCCAAGTCCCCAGGATCTACCAGGCCCCGATATTGTTCGGACGTCCTGACCTCGTCACCTCTCCCAGACCCACGAACCATAGCTACAGCCAATAGATGATAGGGACTGACGTGCGCCGCTCGAGGCCCGACGCCAGCAACCCACCAAGAACGCCGTCTCGTTGACGGACCCAACCCCTCGGGCTCtcgatcttgtccatctcaCATATGGCCCAGATAGACAAGGCTGCTCCGAGGATTCCGGGAGTCCGGGCTGGGAGACAGACTATTTGGATGGCCCATGCAAGGAGCGGGAGTGTCCGCCATCCACTTTGAAGGGCACTGTGAGGATATGCCTCGTTGCTAGCCATGATGCTCTAGTCACGCCTCTGTGGTGTATTGAAGATAGCTTGACTAGTGCGGTCTAATCTAGACCATCGGAGTTGGTTCCTAGATCCCCGATAGGGGTGAGAGGTTCCCAAGAATGCAGAGATACAGCGCCAGTCGAGTGTGGTACAGCGGCGAGGCCGGCACACGCCCTGTATCCATATCTCCTCTCCCCAGCCGTGTCAACCAAGATTTAGTTCATCTTGATATTACCTAGCGTAGGGCGCACATGGGGATCTAGCAACTATCTCCGTCGTACTAGTCCAGTCTCCCGCAAAATGTCGCGCAGTTACATCCCGTCCTCGTGGGAAGGATAGGAAAAAGAACTCCTCTCTTTTGCATGAAATAAATGTCTCTACATGTTCAATCCTGcgttcttttttttcactCATATGTTAGACCCGGCTAGGCCCTGTATAATCTCCACGCTGGGGAACCGGGCATTTTAAATAAAACGACATGTCAACTTTGTCAGGTTCGCGACGGATGAATCCAGCCAACGAGAGAGGCTCAATAGAGGCCGACGGCTCGGGTCGCTGCGCTAGTGCTCGAGGGTTGCAGGATTGGATGCACCACTCACTGCAACACGGGCCTTTTACCATTGCCCCGAGGGGCAATCTTCAGAATTGGGGCAGTTCCCCAGAAGAGGAACCCTCATGTAAGCCTCATCGCGTGAGGTCTCAGTTGAGAGATGCACAAACTCTTGGGTCTGAGCCCTTCTATCTCTTTTCTGGTTCCTCGACGAAGAACCCTGCATGAATTGGAACACAGCCCAGACCGCGAAAAGAGCTCCTCTGCCAAGGCCCTCAAAGACATGAGGCACGAACTGTCAGATCTCAGGCAGGCAGTGCAGTCAAATGGACATTCCAGGCCGCGGAGTCGGTTGACGCAGGGGCATCGGGTCTTCTCGAAGAACCAGCGTCAAACACCACACGACTAACCGGCGGGCGCGCGTGGCATCGACGAGTCCCATTGTCTTGGGACCAATACCCCCCCTCTTCTCTAATGTTCCTGTTCCTGGAATGCGAGGGGGGAGCGGATGTGAGGCACTGGCCACGTCGCAAGTCTGGAATATGCGGGAAATGGatcccctcctccatctaATGCGAAAGGCTGTAAAGGGATGTCGAGAGACTCTTAACCAGGTCAACCTTTGTAGGCTCTGGATCCTGTTTCTCGGTTCTGTCGCGCTTTGACACATCCTCAGCTGAGCTGAATACCTCGCAACTTATGCCCAAGACAATGTGGGAAAAGGAAGCAAACGAGGAGGGTTGGGACGGAACTACTCCGATACAGTGGATAAAAATCCCCCAAGTACCTGCAGGACATTCATGATTAAAGTTTACAGTTGTCTTGAACGCTGTAAGCGAACATTTCCCGGCTCCAAAAACACGAAGTTATAGTGGGTAAAATCGCATCCTCTCCGTAAACTCCGTCTCAGCTCATCATGGGAAACCGTTTGAGAGTGGCGAGATGTAACATGTCATTACTGTAGTTGGCAACTATCGACAAATTTGAGTTCCCATGATCGAAGAGTTGGCCAGCGGCGGCATGAACTGCCAAGACAGGTAATGTTGATGTCTCAGTTTCTTCAACCTGAGTGGCTGGACGGAGACCCAGGTACCTGGGATCTGACCCTCGGCAAGCTGGCAGCATTGCCTCGTCAGCTGAGTTGGTTCGAATATCATGTCATGTTACAGGTCTCTTACAATGACGTTGAGCGTTGTGATCATGATTGGGGGGCTAGATATACCCAATCTGGATAATTGTGCTCAACGATTCCCGATGATCGGCAACTCACTCGAAAGACTCGATACGCGTAACAGCAAGTGACATTCGTGTTACAGACGGTTGTGAATAGTTACAAAGCCGTTGACTTAGAGTGCTTCAAGATCTGACTTGGCTTCTCTCAAGTCAAGAGACTATAGAAACTCTAACATCAGAGTTTAACGTTCGCCCTACCTCCTAGGGAAAACAAGTTCGCCGTTTAGTCTTGGCTTCCATGAGTCGTGATTGTTCACTAGCAAGGCCGCGTGGTCATCAGTGCCGGCTCCTAGTTTGGTCCCCCGGGCTAATTTAGCAACGCCAGATCCGTGTCAATGCCGAAGCTAGCATCGCCCATCCCGAACGCCATCCGCTATCGTTGACTCCTCCGGCGCTAAATACATCATCGCTTACAACGAGAGGGCAGGGATCTAGATAGTCAAGTTGGTGAATGACTCTCCAAAACCCCCCCTACCGCCAATACTGTGCAGGTCTACTTTGCGGCATCGTCTCCAGAGTTGACACTTCGAGACGCCCCAGCCAAAACCCGTGAGGCGACCCGGGGGGTACTCTTCGGCTGCCAAACTCCCTCTGCAGCTCCAGGTATTTGGCCCTTCCATCCAGTCGGAACCGTTTCAGCTCGACTAGGACATCCTTCATAGCCTCAAGGTTGGTCCGCGTCGGCGTTTCGATAGTCGGGGGCATCACCGCCATGCACCACGCCGTGTGAAATACCAAGGCTGAGGGGGGTATCCCCGCGAGTGTCTGTTCAGGTGTCGCCGGTCCGATATGGTCGCGGATGTGATGCTCTAGCACCAACCTCCGATACTCACCTACGACAGAGTTGCCACTCACCTTGGGACCAATCCATACCTGTACCTTGGTAAGCTGCTCATCCAACGAGACGTCTGCACTTAGGTATTCGGGCTCGTGTCGGACCGACTCGTCCTCAGGTTGAATAGGTAGACTGGAATTCAGGGGCTGGCCGATCACAGAGGCAGGTCTCGGGAGCTGCTGTTGaacctcatcatcaaagaagctgaagccTTTATCCCCTGAGTTCAACAATTCCTCAGCATCCAAGTCCtcggccatggagaagcccTCCTCGAAGGGATCAGGCTCAAACTCGAGCCGCAGATGTCTCAGACCGGCCAGCGTACAGGGTCCTCGGCGTGATTGAGCATCCGAGATGATTCGCTCCTGGATCGACAACAACTTCAAAAGGTTGATGAGTTTACTGATCAATGGGCCGGAGGACCGTCGCGGGATTCTTGTCAGAGTCAAGGACGTCAAGCGTGGGTTTGTGTCTGGAACTAGGGCCTGAGCAAAGGCCTTCTCGGACCGCGGCAGTATCGAGGTCTCGGCGATATATAGGCGAGCCATAGTAGAGAGACCATCAATCTCCAGCGTCGGGATCTGCGTGACGACCGAGTGATGCAGCCTTACAGCCCGCAAGTTTGACGATAACACGGGCCGTAGCGTGTGCACGTACAAGTATCCATACAACTTAGCTGTCCTCGGCCAGGCTCGCGCAGTGGCCTTTGAGGGCGGGACCAGGGGCATTGAATCACAACTGAATTGCTGCAAGTGTCCGCGGCCAAGTGTTAGCAACTTCCGAATCCCGAGCGACGAGATTTGGTTGTCGGATAGATTCAGGTGTGTCAGGCCTCGAGAGGACTGGAAACTGGCCGAGGCGAAATAGGGATCCTCGCCTAGGAGGCCCCTACACACACCATCTGCCGAGTCGGACTGGATGGGGCCTCTCCCGTCCAACCTCTTGAGCTGGCCTTCCTGCGGCAGGGTGTCATGGGGATCATATGATGGTGCATCAACAAGATGACGCGCCGGATGATCAAAGGAACCACTCCAAGGCGACTCCACTACACGGATCCAACCTCCGTAGTCTGGCGTGACCCTCCCGAATTCCAGCTTGCCCTCAACGTCAAAGTGAACGTCGGAGCGCAGATCAGTCGGATACAGGCACCGGGCGCCGAGAAACTCGAGTGCATGATCCGTCAGTTTGTTgctgccgagatcaaggctcCACAGGCGCGTCTCAAACTGGGTGGTCAGGGCCTCGAACgctgcatcatcaacctccttgtGCCGGATTTTCAGCACTCGCAGCTCCGGCAGCAGGTCCCGCTGCAAGAACGGCCGGACGGAGCCTGGGGTGCCAGAGATGTCAAGGTACACCAGCCCGCGAAGGCATTCGTATGACACAAACTTGGTGGGAAGCGGGATCGGACAGTCTGCCATGCTCAACAGAAGGACATCCCGCTCAGTGTGCATAAACTCAGCCGGGTTCAAATCTTGGCGTCCATCAATCAGAAAGTAGGACAGATTTGGCAAGGTCTTGACGGCTTCTCTGAGGCTATTGTTGGGGTTCCTTCCCATGTTGAATGAATAGAGACCCCCAGCCAACCGCACGTCAAAGACCCTCGCAAGGTTCCTCGTGTCAGGCCTCATGCGGCCGAGTTGGCCAAAGACACAGTTGAGCAGCCATCCGAGGCCTAGAACCGTCACGTCAGCAACAGGTCGAGGCGAGGCTCTGCACCAACAGGCTCGTAACTTGCCATCTTCAGAATCTACGCCAACATCTCTCCCCGACTGCGCAACATCCCTCCATAAGCGTGGGGCAAACATGTCCCAGAAGCGACGGTTGACGCGGCACAGGGCGGCATAGTCATGAGGCGAGATGTACGGCGCCACAAGGCGGAGCCAGTCGATGGACACGGCTTCCTGGTAGGAAGGAAGCGAAGCCATGGATCTTGTGTGTATGCGCTCTTTTTTTCAGATGAAAGTTTCCCTGGTGAACAAAGAAAGGGACCTTTTCCGGAAATGCACGGTAACTTGAGGCCTGAACGGCCCCCACTCCGATGATGGTGCCACCAACAACAGACAAGCACAAGCAAACAAAACAAccggagaggaggggaggggctGGGGGCGGCACGTGCCTGATTGAATAGGCTATAGTCaagagatgggatgggagaTGAATGAAGCTCCGCTGCTCAGCTGTTGATGAATGTCGCGTCGGCTGAAGTGGAGGTTGGATTTCGGATGATGAAGGTGGAGGGATTGATTACGCTACGCACAGTCCTCTTTGTGagcctccacctccgccaaCGCCAAGAGCATACAGActgggatgaagatgatgacgcCGAAAAGGCCAGTAAATGATATTCATTAAGCGACAATGAAGAATGATGAATCACGATACTCGTAGGTATGCTGTATAGACTAAGTTCTTGGTGTAGTTTGACAACTCAGAGGCCCCCATACTGTAGTTCGCAGCTGGTGATGGGGGCATCCATTAATACCCATCTTTTCACCTCACTAATCTTCACTGCGTCATGATGCAACACTCCATCTGGCCCTGATCGCCCTAGGATCGCGATACCTCCCCGAGATCTCTCTATTCCAAGTTAATCGCCAAGTAAATCTCTCCGGCAGGCTGCACAGCATCTCTCTCCACTATATCTCGCATCTCTACACATTCTTCCTCCACATCTATCACATCTCGCAAAAACAGAAGCAATTGTCAATCGTACTGTACTACGCGAGAGTCTCCGCACGGCGTACGTCGATCCCCTCATGCCAGGCGCTGAAAACGGTCATGtcgtcttttctttttttttcccacTTTCTTTTTTCTACTCGTCCGTTTTTAGCTGCGTCATTGTCACTATCACAACTGACGGTTCTGCTGTGCAACCATCCACTCTGGCGCGTGGCTTTTCTGCTCAGATACGGATCTCCCTCGAACCCCTCCGTATTCGCTACAGGTACGAGCTGAGCTGGGCTGAAGAACCAACAGCAAACATGTATGTACCACTGCATTCTTCATGTGTTCTCTTTTGCCGATGGAAAATCAAGAGAGTTTCGGCAGTGGGATGAACTCTATCTAATCACCCGTTGGAAAGTCCACTTGCCGCTGTCCGGGAAAAAAACGTTGACAAAAGATCCCAGCTGAAGCCCTTCCCGCTAGTCTCCCGTCGCAGGCGAGCGCCAACCCTCCAAAGAGGCAAGGCTCGACAGACCCCCTTTGTCATAGTCGTCTTGGCTCCGTTGACCACTCTGGGGACTCGGTCGGAAGCTGAACTGATCGCCGAGGGAGGctgaatggatggatgaacctgctgttggtgttggttcgAACATCGATGGCTTCAAATAGTGGACACTGTTCAATTCCCCAGAATAGATAAACGCATAATCCCCAAAGCAAAGAAGACAAGCCCGTCATCTGTGTGTCTGTGCCCCTGGATCAGTTACATGCTGTGTTAGGTTCCAGAGCCTTCTTCCGAATCAACCTCGTTACACAAgcctcgtctcatctcatcccattCCATCCACCACacccaacaccaccaccaccaccatctcgcATGGACGTCAGTCAGTCAGAGTAAACATGGCTTGAGACTGGACTGGACCCCTCTCTCCAGCTCAACAATAGCAGCCAGGATAGACCCCTCTCCCTCGCACACAGAGTCCACGGCTCTGTGTCAGCCCTCTTTCTCAGCCCCCAATCGACAAGCCCTCCTCACCTTTCCATCACATACACTGCTATTTCTCTCAGATAATACAACTCCAAAGCGTTGAATCAAGACAAATGCAATGCAATACTACTAATGAGCCCCTAACGTCTGCAGATCGTCACCCATTCCCCTTATCAGCACTACCATTCAGCCCCATAAGGCCAACTCTTGGCATTCCCCCGttcctccatcatcgactGGTCTACTTTACGCACTTGGTGCCAAAACCAAAGCCATGGTGAGCGAGCGAGCAAACGAACGAGCCCATCACCATTTCCCCTCTGCCCCCTTATGCAATCTCCGCCATTCTGCATGCCTCGCCCTGTGCATCAGCCTGCAATTATGCATATCCTGCCACCTATAGCACACGTTGacccttttcttttcctcaacGGGCGGCGGCGGGTGAGAaggggggaaggggaggggcCCCTTGTCTCCCATCCCACATGCTCTCACTCTCCACCACGGCCCGCAGAGCATGCGAGACAGTCGACCAGACCATCCGTCGGCCATTGTTTTGGCCCTCGAGCTAGTCTTGACTGAGTCCTCGACTGCTTGCTCTCCACTGCAGCCAGTTAGTAGAGGTGGTCTACATTCCTCGCGTCGACATTGGTCGGGGCAAAGACGCAAAAGACGCCATTGACATTCCCTCACTATCAGAACATCAGAATAGACAGGCGCGCACTTTTCACTGGACCAATCTCTCTCCTCGATTGACATTCTCTCAGTCAGACACCATGTTTTCGCCTCCCAGATGGTCACCGACCAACAGCAGATTTGTGCAACGTATCTACACGTCCAGTCACTTGTCAGATCCCGAAGCCCATCACGCCCTCTCCCACCAAAACCCAGCGCAGTGGGATACCTAACACTTGGCTGCATCTCGCAGAAGAAACGAGTCCGTGTGTGCCCTCAAAACTCCGGGCCCCGGCGCCGGACTGGCTTGGTCTGGTCTGCTTTAAAGTGGTCCCTTTTGACTCGCGGATCGACGGTTCCTCGCCCGAGATCTGAGACAGTATGGGGTCTCCGTTGCAAGCGAGCATCCTCGCCCGTCAATGATATGCTGGGAACCCAAGCCGCAACTCGGTGGCTCAATCTGCGTCAGGCTCCTTTCTTGTTCCAATCAGAGGCTTGGTTTCTTCAACCTCGCGTCTATCATATTTGATATCGTTTGCCTCATGTCGCCACGTCCCCTCTTGGAATAGGTAGCCAGTCTAGAGTCCAATGCCAGCGTTGCCAAACTACCACAAGTCTTGATGCTAGCTACTTGTCTTCGTTCCTGTCTCCCTTGGTCTTTTTAGTCTACTTGGCCACCAAATCTGCCTTGATCATCCATTCACCATCGTCACATCTCCGCGCCAGAACTCCACGTTAATCCTCCACTCGACGCCACCTTCATCAAGTATTGCCTATTATCGTCATGTCACGACGTCTCAGAGTCCTCTTGAGGCATTGGAAAGTAAATGGTGAAAATGATTCATCTTTTTTGGGATACTAACTGGGCTTTCCTTTGCTTACTCCAATGCCCGCCACCTCATCTCCTCTGAACCATTCCATCAAGAATGTGGAATACAGCCGTGACAAACCCCCCAACAAAAAAATTGACAAAAACGATTCCTCTCGTTTGACACCGATACAGAGCCCCCATGAAAAAACGCCTTGACACCGCCGTTAATGGACTTGGTTGTGTGTGAACAACAAATCATGCAAGCCAGCAAAACAAACCCTTACCGCCTCTTCTCAAGTGTAAATCGTACAACCATTACAGCTTCAATCCTTTCGTCGTCTCTTTCCCCGTCGTTGCTCTTCCCAATGGAGCCTCTTGCTTGAGTCACGCATTACTGTGCTGCTTGTGGCGTCGACATGACGGCCAGGCTGCAGATGCTATAagcctctcctctcttttccCAGCTCCGCTTCCTATGTCGAAAATGTTGAATGTGAATGTGTGTGGCCAAATATGTAAGTAGGTGTGTGTGCGTGCATGTCTCCAAGCGGATGGTGCGGGTGTGTTGTGCTGTATGTCTCATCTGAGCGTCTCCACTCGCTCCTCTCGACTGTCTTGTTTTCTCGCAGGTGGCGAGGGTGCAGTTCCTTCAAGCAAGGTACCCGGCGAGGATGAGTCCATGTGTTCTGCTCAGTACTCGGGGTCCcgcttctcggccttggcctttgacgGTGCTCGTCGCTTCCGGCTGCGCTCCTCCTGCTCGATCACAGGAACTGCCGCTGGGATGAACTCAACTCCGCGGTTGCGGCTGTTGGGTCGTGCGTGAAGCTTGCGgtggttgttgaggttgtccTGGCGGTTGAACTGATCCTTTCCGCAGAACTCGCAAGAGAAGCGGTTGGGGCCTTCACCGTGAAAACTGTCAAGTCTTGGTTAGTCACTGTGTTTGAGGCGCATGTGTGTGAAACCATTCCACAAGGGAGGTTAGTACTCACGTTTGCTTGTGACGCTTGAGATGCTCGTTGCGTCGGAACGCCTTGTGGCAGCCAGGGTAATCACACTTGCACATGGCCCTCCGGACAACATCGACTTGTGCGGATTCAGGCTTGTCAGATCGCTTCCGTGATGATCGAATCTGGGCACGCTGGAGCTCAGTGGTCTTTCGCTGGATCTCGTGCACCATCATCTTTCGCTGGGCACGCATCCGGTTGGGCGAGTTGGGGTCATGCAGAGAATAAGCACCCAGCGGGGACTGGGAGTGTCGGTCCAGGTCAAAAGACTCAAATTCGCTCGAGAGCTGCTTGttggggaagaaggagatggggCTGTCGTTGGCGCAGGACCAGGATGAGGCGGTGTCGGCAGCTTCAGAACCAGATAGGCTCTGAGTGGGGGTCATCATGAAAGAGGCTGCTCCCATGGATGCCTCTGGAGAGTATCCATACATGCCAAAAGAGTTGGACGGTGTCAATGATCCCATGGAACCTTGGTGAGCCATGTTCATCTCAAGCATCTGCTCATAATCGAAGCCGATATGCTCTCGCTTGATGGGAGTGTTGGGAAGACCATCCGAGAAAGGCATCTGCTCAGGCTCTGACTTGACAGGGCCAAAGAGGAACTTGCccatcgaggatgaaggaggagtcAGCTCAGTCCGTTGCGAGGACGCGCTGTAGGGGCCGTCAAATTCCATGGTGCCGAATTCATGAGGAGTTGACCGTCGAGATGTAGGCGTGAAGGGGTCATAGGCGGACGAGGCGGATGAGAAGCTAGTCGAAGTTGAAGGGCAGGACATGGGTTGGCTGCACAGGCTGAAGCTGTCGTCCATGTCGAACCGGAACTCCGACTCGAACtgcatcttgatgatgataaAAGGGAGTGTGGTGGTGAAGGATTAAATGGTAGAAGGAGGAGTGTTTGAGTAGGTGTATATGTCTGAGTCCCCTTGAAGAGAAGGGCAACAGTTCTCAGCGTTGTTCCAAAGTCTGAAGAGGCTCAGTCGAAACAGTCAAGAGTCTTGGTGCTTTCAGGCTCTGAATGATCTGTGAGTCTTGTCGGGAATGCTTTttcgacaacgacgacggaCGCCCTTGAAGATATAGAGAACGAGGTGGAATGAGCTCTGCTGTAAAGAGACCTGCGGGCTTGAGACATCCACTCTGCAGATCAACCACGGTAGATCATCAAATGTACCTGGTGCTAGTCGAAAGTGACCGAGAGACAAGAAGTGCGCTGCAGCAGGCAAGAATGCGGACTGGGGTCGATGGTCTGTAGCCAGATCGAGATCAGTCCCCCCAGGAGTAGGGCGGGAGAGGCGTGCTCCACTGTGGGTTCTGTACAATATTGCTCGCATAGAGGTGTGATGTTTTGGACGATGGTGTATCAGTTATCACCAAGTGTCCCTGGGGATGTTTCGCCGTGCCCTCGAACACCCTCAGCTCGGCTAGCACACAACTAGTTATAACAAGAGCAGACCCGATAAATATACCATGACAGACTTGGCACTTGATCCGAGGGGCGGGCACTTGAGCACTTGACTAGAGCCAAGGCCAGAGGAAGGCGCAGGACGTTAAGAAAAGGGAACAAAGGATGTCATAGTAGTCGAGCTACAGTGAACAAGCATGTTAGCAGCGCCGGCGTACGAGCCAACTATGGGCGTGTGCCAACGGGGTCCCTGACGCCAGTGTGGTTCCCTGAAGCCACACCTTACCAGTTGAGCCTTTTGCCCTGGACCATGTTGCGGATCCCGACAGACGATGAGGGAGGAGTGTGGATGTCATGATGCGCGCACACCTGAAGCCCAGGATCAAATGGCCCACGACCAAGCAAG harbors:
- a CDS encoding C2H2 type master regulator of conidiophore development brlA, with translation MQFESEFRFDMDDSFSLCSQPMSCPSTSTSFSSASSAYDPFTPTSRRSTPHEFGTMEFDGPYSASSQRTELTPPSSSMGKFLFGPVKSEPEQMPFSDGLPNTPIKREHIGFDYEQMLEMNMAHQGSMGSLTPSNSFGMYGYSPEASMGAASFMMTPTQSLSGSEAADTASSWSCANDSPISFFPNKQLSSEFESFDLDRHSQSPLGAYSLHDPNSPNRMRAQRKMMVHEIQRKTTELQRAQIRSSRKRSDKPESAQVDVVRRAMCKCDYPGCHKAFRRNEHLKRHKQTFHGEGPNRFSCEFCGKDQFNRQDNLNNHRKLHARPNSRNRGVEFIPAAVPVIEQEERSRKRRAPSKAKAEKRDPEY